In Saccharomyces cerevisiae S288C chromosome V, complete sequence, one DNA window encodes the following:
- a CDS encoding uncharacterized protein (hypothetical protein), whose product MLWHPDGYEPRVKAIEEEIYANEDRKDVPDKFKFDTVTKTGMVKLRVFKDDLIFKSQRSINLFASRKHPFKSFTADGEGLPLFAFRTKKPFFVRRDYVGFLFYQYEILKNGDFPEESDYEVKGECDGFTLFKVLFCTVKVKKTSYYRNKERISHILELNFGKKEDFRILTLVRCSEIRSVYVVEDKKVIMKWVFTSESKFNLNSSLFIIKAAIGCLPEVGDSIEDIPKFDWDSCPTIGCMCRTKEALFQPESRKDMHICPQLFLGETGPPHYNESSVPWLTKMNICISVLINFLEYTDFMSWMQDN is encoded by the coding sequence ATGCTGTGGCATCCTGATGGTTACGAGCCTCGAGTAAAGGCtatagaagaagaaatctACGCTAACGAAGACAGGAAGGATGTTCCGGATAAGTTTAAATTTGATACTGTAACGAAAACTGGAATGGTCAAGCTTCGTGTTTTCAAAGACGATCTAATATTCAAATCACAACGATCTATAAATCTGTTTGCAAGTAGGAAGCATCCCTTCAAGTCATTTACGGCGGATGGAGAGGGCTTGCCGTTATTTGCCTTCCGCACTAAGAAGCCTTTTTTTGTTAGGCGAGATTATGtgggttttcttttttatcaatacgagatattgaaaaatgggGACTTCCCTGAAGAGTCGGATTATGAGGTAAAAGGAGAGTGCGACGGTTTCACTCTGTTTAAAGTTCTTTTTTGCACTGTTAAGGTGAAGAAAACAAGCTATTATCGCAATAAGGAGAGAATATCCCACATACTAGAGCTCAACTTCggaaaaaaggaagatttTAGGATATTGACACTGGTTAGATGCTCTGAAATTAGATCAGTATATGTTGTAGAGGATAAAAAGGTTATTATGAAATGGGTTTTCACCTCAGAGAGTAAATTTAATTTGAATTCCTCACTGTTCATCATAAAGGCCGCAATTGGCTGTTTACCAGAGGTGGGTGATAGCATAGAGGACATACCTAAATTTGATTGGGACTCCTGCCCTACTATTGGATGTATGTGCAGAACTAAGGAGGCTCTTTTTCAACCTGAGTCTCGAAAAGATATGCATATATGCCCTCAATTATTTTTAGGGGAAACCGGACCGCCACATTATAATGAGAGTTCAGTTCCGTGGCtaacaaaaatgaatatatGCATTTCAGTGCTAATAAATTTCCTTGAATATACCGATTTCATGTCTTGGATGCAGGATAATTAG